DNA sequence from the Lycium barbarum isolate Lr01 chromosome 5, ASM1917538v2, whole genome shotgun sequence genome:
TATCAGTTATTCATAATTTTGTGCTAGAGTTGTAATTTGGATGTTCCTCCTTGCTTAAGGATGTTGGTATTTGTTATACTTGATGTACTTATAAAAAAATTGTACTTGACCTGTTTTGTATACACTAACATTTTCCTTTTCATGCTGTGTAGGAGAAGAGCAAggagaaaaagcataaaaaggaaaagaaagacaaGGAGAAGAGAGAAGGTAAAGAAAAAAGGGATAAAGACAGAAGTGATGGGAAACAcagagaaaagaaagagaaaaaggataAACACAGGGACAAGAAGGAAAAGCACAGGGACAAAAAGAAGGACAAGGACAAGGACAAAGAGAAAAGCAGCATCTCTGAGGAGGCAAGAGTTGCCGTTCCACCCGGGGCTTCTAGTGATCGAGGGAAACTTCACGAGAGAGATGAACATAAAGATAGACACATTAGCTCAGAAAAAGAGAGAGATGAACATAAAGATAGACACATTAGCACAGAGAAACCCAAACTCCCCAATCAGTTTCATGTCCAGCATGGAGAGCAGAAGCCCTTTAAGACCCGCCACTCTGCTGTTGAGGCAGAGGACTCAAAATTTGTGCAGGAGTTGGGCAGGAGGATCAGAGATGAAGAGAAGGGTGCGCAAAGTCAGTTGGCGGAGAGATTTCCAGTTGAGTGGAAAAGAGATGAAAAGCCAGAAAGGGTGGGCAAAGTTTTTGGAAATTCGGCTGAAGACAAGGAAAAGCACAAGGAGAAAGGATTTGATAACCATAAGATGGATGCACAAGCATTCAGGGGTGAGCATAAAGTTGGAGCTAATGCGATACCTCCCGGCCTTTCTACAATGGCAAAAAGCAATTTTGAAGGAATTCCCCGACCGTTGGAAGAAAATGTTGGGAAGAAGAGAGAGGAAAAACAGAAACATAAAGAAAGACGCGATGACAAACCAAGAGagaaaaacaaggataaagacaGGGAAAAGCACAGTCATGGAAAGCAGAAAGAcaaggaaaaagagaagaaaaaggaagagaagGCGAAGGATAAAAGTGGACACAAGAAAAGCCAGGAGGATAAATCAAAAGACAACGATAAGAATGATTTTGTTGTTCTTAGTAACAATAAACTTCCACCTGTATCCAAAGAAAACATTGCTGGTACGGTCACCGAGGGAATTGACAGAAAGAGAAAGAATGTTGAAACTAATGGTTTCCTGCATGGTGAGTTTAAAAAACTATTAAAAGCTGCTATTTTCATTGTATTGACTTTACCTCATACCCTGTGGATGCATCAAAGCTATGCGAGTTATGTATCTGATTAGATTGCCTTGTGATTTTGGATGTAGTAGTCTGTTAGGGTATTTGTAGCCCCCATATTTGCTGACTTCTAATGCAAATTGCTTGAATTAAAACAAGTGTGTTCAGCTCTATTTAACCTCCTTTTGGTTTGGCTGATTAGTGTTGCTTCTTTTCTGTTGTGCTATACAGAGAGTGAAGTCAGGCCTGCTAAATTGCTGCGGCCCTCATCCTCTCAGCAGCCAACACAGAATGGAAAGAAATTGGACACTCACCCAAAAGCAGACTTATTTTCCTCTATTAAACAGGGAGTTGCTACTGATACTAAAGTGGTAAACAAGGAGCACAAGGTGAATGGTAGTCTAGAAGGTCAGCCGTTGTTCAGCGTCAAGGCAAAGGCTCCATCCCCGATTCCTGGTGCTGATCAGATTGCTGAAGCATCTAAAAAACCACTGTTCAGTGTTAAGGCAAAGGCGTCTTCCGTGATTCCTGGTGCTGATCAGATTGCTGAAGCATCTAAAAGACCTCCACATCCCGATTCCAAGTATTTAAGCCAGATACTCTCAATTCCTAAAATGGACGATTGGTCTGGATTTGATGACCAGGAATGGTTGTCGGGAAGCAAAAGAACTCCGGCTAAGGATGCTGAAATGTGTCCAGATGAAGTCAATAAGGAACATTGTGTATGGTCTGAAGCTTTGCAAATAGACTCTGCTGATATTTGTGCTCTGCCATATGTTATACCTTATTGAATGCTGTTAACATGATCTGACGCGATGATTTCCAAGGACGAAGCTCTTTCACTGTTGCAGCATCGAGCATCTGGCTTCCAAATGCCCATAGTCAGTTTTTGGTCGGATTCTTTCTCACCCCTCTTAGCTCTGGTGGGTATGCCGGTGGCAGTTTGTTCTGAAATCGATTCAAGATCTCGATCAGGGTTTCCTCCGAAACCTATATGAGTTCCATTGGACTCATAAATGATACATTGGAAGATCTTTGTTGGGCGTTCCTGTAACAATAGGTTGATTGTTTTGCTCCATATCTTCCCAAAGGAAAAAGGATCTCTAAGAGTTATCAATCACCACGGCTGTACCTTGCGGTAGCTTAAACGGAGGGGCGATGGAAACGGGACAAGTGTGTCTAGGAAGATGCATAAGCTTGTGCAAGTTTATTCTATTTGCTTAAAAGCTTGGGATGCTCTTTCCAATTGAGTGTAAAAGAACTAGCTTTTGTGGTCTTTACAAATCCACAATTTTGATTTGTAACATAGTATTACTATAGTTGTAAGATAGAGGGGGATAAAAAAGGACAAACAAAAGGGAAGAAAAAAAGTAATAGTTGCATTCATTTGATTCACTGAGGTACATGGTTTAGTTCATAATCGATTTCCATTTTCTGGAAATACCACATATAACATGAGGTTTCAAGTTAATTGCGACGAAAATTAAGGGATGTACATTGGAAGTAGACCCTTTCTTGTTTAGGGGTTTTCTTTTAAGTTTCTAGAAGTAGTTCATGAAACACACTTTTCTTGGTTATGAGATCTCTATTAATAGTTTCAATTTAATGTATAGATTGTCTATCCAGTCTGTAACTGTACAATTTCTTAGTGCAATTTCTTGAAGCATTTACATGATAAGATAACAGGAAACCTTTTGCCACGTTATGGGTGTGTTCGATATGGAGAAAAACATTTTCTAGAAATATTTTTTCAATTTTCCCGGTGTTTATTAGGCTAATATattatagaaaatattttttctaaaaaaataagttgtccTTTCAAGCTTGTCTCGTTCTTAGTTAGTAACGGCCCCCAACCTTTACCCCGTGACCATCCCACCCTCGCCGCCCCAAAACTCCCACTGCCTACCTCATACCAACTGCACAATATttctagattacatataaatgaTTGTGGGATAACATTTTTTTCTTTACATACCAAATGCctaaaaataagtaagaaatttattattttttttaaaaaatattttttaaaatcttCAATCACTTTAGTGTTTCAAGAATTTGATAAAGAACAATCAAGaacttaaaagaaaaatcaagtaATGTGCGACAGCTAAAAAGAATTATGAAGAAATGATAATAAACTGAAAATGGCAATAGAATGAATTTAAGAAAGTGATTCTTGAATTCAAGAACGGTTCGAGACTTGAACTTCAGGATAAGTCTAGTTCTCAAAATTGACTCTTAACAACAATTAGTCCAAAAGAACTAATCACCTTTGGTAGAGAATTAATCTAAGAATTAAATTCTAAATCCTGACCCCTTTAGGATAATGAGAACAATAATAAGTCGAAACTCGTCACCTTTCTTGAATACCTAGAAGTAATCTAAGATATGACAAAAACAACATTATCTTACCTCCTAAAAGTTTTGGATTTGAAGGTGAAAGATAAGACCCATAGTTACCGCACACAAAAATGTAAAAGAGAAAATATCTCGATTTTGTTAATAATCTCTAAATAAAACAGAGAACACTCCTATATATAGTACTAAGGCGGTCATAGAATTTAGTCCCAAAAATCTACTCAAATAAGGTTTTCAAGTTATTAGAAAATAGGAAAAGAAACTAGCAGTAAATACAAGACAATCTTTGAAAGTATTGCTGACTACcttaggaaaaggaaaaaaagaagtaAATCTTAACTACCTGGGAAAGCAATAAGCATATATAGTCCTAATAAATTAGGGGCGAAACCCATCGATAGACATCTGTgatcgtccacttctttcacttgaaccTAAAGTTTtctttgttccatttagacacttcaggtgggcACTTCCTATTCTACTTAGACACTTTTTGTACTATCAGTCAAATATATTGAGTGAGTGTAATACACTCGCCGATGACGTGTCAAAACAACGAATTAAATGAAGACATGTGACATATATactaaaaataattattaaagaataaaatatgaGTAGCAAAGTTATTTAAAACTATTTAGTAAATTAaacaaaggagaaaaaaaaaaaaaaaaaaacctattttcaCCCCCACCCACCTAAGCCCTCCGTCCTGCACCTGCCGTTCCCCCAACCTCTCCCTCTTCCTccatgtttttttctttcttttctctcttgttCATCTTCTCTATCACTATATCGAAATTTTTACTAGATTTTCTCTCTCCTAATTTTCTTACagattcatttcattttcaacaATGATTAATTTATCAAGCAAGCTATTCCAAAGAAAAAACAGCAAACCCAGATGAAGCTCCGTCTTCTAACAATGGCGGGTTTAATTTTTTGCCCAACAAATGCTTCAAACTTGATGTAGCTTTCATATTTTCAGCTGTGATTGAACAATTTCAATCTTAAAAATATCAGAATCAGCTAACATCAACAAACATACCCAAAATCTGAGAATCGAAGCCAAACAAAAATTTCAAACTTGAGCTTAGACTCCAAAAATGTCTTTTCAAATTTCCACTCTCAAATTAAGGAATGATCACGGTTTTCAGCTCTAAATAATTGTTACTCGAAGAGTTAAACCCAGATCTAAGAAATTCCATCTCAGCAGCTTCCAATCAGATTACGGTTATtcgattttcatccttgaatttttatttttttaaaaataatttctcTTCAAGTTCAGGTTTTCAATCACCCAGTCAAGTTTCAAAGAAACCCCAATGATTCAAAATTGCAGAACCAAAACTCGTGCAGTGAACTAGATAAGACCAACAGTGATAGatattttttgtaattttctaatgatttttttttttcaattgatgtaaaagaaagagaaatgaaagaaggagataaaaagaattaaaaaacataaaaaaaatccGGTTTTTAGGTTTTCACGCCCCTGTTTGCTATGTAATTCACCCAAGTTGTCAGGTCAGCAAAAAATGTCTAAATGACACAGTCTAGCACTACCTCAAgtgtgtctaaatggaacaagggaCACTTGAGGTGTTTAAGTAAAAGAAGTGAACGATCACATGTGTCTGTCGATGAATTTGCGTAAATTAGGATCACAAGTCATAATCAATTTAGGCAAGGATCTTGAAAATCTTGAAGCTCCTGAATTGACTTTGGCCGGAAAAACCTTCAAACTTGCGCAGCAAAAAAGGAGTTCTTTAAGGTTGATTTTGGACACCTCCTTGCACAATATATATCGCATTTTGGAGCTTCGTTGGAGCCCAATTCAATCCATTTAAAAGCCCATCATTATTGGTTTTGAAGCTTCTTGTCTTGATTTGAATTTAGCCAAATTTGGACTCTTTCCTTGGAACTTTTAAGAGCATTTTTTTGGCCTATAATAGTGGGATAACTATATGGCATAACTAACTCTAGTACATATTTAGATTTAGTAGTTATAGTTTAGATTAATTACATTCTATAGCTAAaagtaatatgttaaatacagttaatagctatatatatatatatatatatatatatatatatatatatatatatatatttaaggtaGAATACTCATCATCACattattcacttccaacccaaACCTCCTATCTCTCTCTCCCCTCTTCCCCACTGCTCTGGCGAGGAGCTTccagctccggtgaaccggagcaacCGTCTTCTCCGGTGAACTGTACAACTCCACACCACCGCCACTGCCCAGCCGTCTTCTCCAGCGTCTTCTCCGTCTTCTCTGAGTATTTGTTGTCTTCTCCGTCTAGATCTGACCGCATCCGTCGTCTTCTCTGTCTTCTTCGTTTTGCTACAAATCTGACCGGAATAAAGCAAGttttgaagaaattgcacggtttgccctccaaatgatttggtctttaatattttccgTTCAAATAGGTTGAACTTTAACTTTAGGCCTTCAGAACTTACATGTAGCGGTGAGTCTAATAGAAGTATTCCGAGCAAGATGTGAGTCACAGAGAACGTGCAATGTGTAGTACATTATGTATTGGCAAGAATGAGAATCACAAAAAATTGCTGCTATGTAGGCGGAGAAACTGCAGCAATGTTTATGATATCTTAGATTCACATTACAATACCTGTAGATAATTCATTAATTTTTGTCGGATCTGGAAACATTTTCCGGTGTTGGATCTGAAAAAATAGTGTTTCTTTATGAGTTTATTCAATAATTTTTTAGCACACAATccagtgtattcattaatttttagcatacaatccaatgtttggggtgtattttatttcttgtatttagtATTTGAGTGTATCCGTTAAGTTTTAGTGCAAAATTGTGTTTggggtgtattttatttcttgtattttgaaggatatttttttatatacaaccgattttaaatataataaagtgaatacaatgtaaaagtatTGCATACATTTGACTTGAATACAACGAAATCTGACTCAAcgaattttgaatacaatttACTGTAGCAAACTACTGTAGCGCGCgactgtagctacgaaatgtaattagctaaaATGTAGCTATGCCCAATTTAAAACCCCTAAAtgttagtcatttatgtaaaattccctATAATATTTGCCATTTGGACTTCAATTTGGTCAGAAAATAAATTTCTCATGTcttagagtctgtttggatgggcttacaaaaagcagcttataagctgaaacaaCTTATaagaaaacaacttataagccaaaaaaaaataaaaaaattagggtagcccaacttattttttttggcttataagctgtttagctgtttttttaagctaagccaaacgggccaacttatttttttgagcttattttaagcacaaaatagcttataagctggcaagccaaacactcaaaaaaactaaaaacaacttataagctgttttcagcaactaaGCCAAATGGGCTCTTAGGCTCTTATACCAACATAAGTGTAATTCAAATTGAAACTCAAGTAGTTTGTCTTGAAGGTCCTTCACGCCATAGGCCTTCTAGAAGCTTTCAAAGCTTCATCATTGGTGTTTAATAGACTTCCATAGAAGATATCATTGGATTGGGCTGCAATAGTGTGTAATTATATAAGGGTAaattacgtatatatacatattaaggagaaatatttacgaaacgcgACGATAATTTTCTATTTACAAAATAACATTACAAAACCTAAACAAATACACATTCTACCAAAAAAACCATTCCAACACCCAAACGGCACCACCGCTAATGGTCTTCCCGCCAGCGAGGGTTCCGTCCATCCTCCGGTGGTGGAATCCACAGGAGCTTTGGTAGAGAAGAGGATAGCGGGGGTGGCAGCGTGGTGCTGTTAACGGTGTTGCTTCAACGGCGAAACGCCGGAATAGACAAACACGGCCGGATCTAAATATTTTCTGGTGAGCATGAAAAATACGTGTGAAtcgtgtatgaaagttgtataaataTACTTACTGTATTCATACACTAATCATACACTTCGGCGTGGTGCTGTTAACGGCGTTGCTTCAATGGCGAAACGTCGGAGCAACACCGGAGATCTGGTGGCGGAGGGAAAAGGTTAACGGGGGTGGCAGTGTGGTATTGTTAACGGCGTTTGTTTAACGGCGAAACACTAAAATAGACAAACACGATCAAATCTGACTATTTTCCGGTGAGCATGAAAAACATGTGTGAAttgtgtatgaaagttgtatgaatatACGTACTGTATTCATACACTAATCATACACTTTgcaaagaaaaaattaaaattttctaGACTCAATATACTTGACTTCATACAGTATTCATACACTGTCAAGTTTTGTAATTAttctttatgttttgtaaataaggaaaactatcgtcacgtttcatAAAAAATTCTCctcaatatgtatatatacgtagtttttCCATTATATAATTGGAAAAACAACACAAAATACCCCTGAAATGCAAAATATTTACCCTGCATACTCCCTCCTCTAATAATTTTGCTTTTACCCAGCCGGTCGAAAATATTTATCCGAGTACGCcctctcccaaaaccctcctccatgataccatctcaacatctttatatatcatgatggtatcatataggactaagagaaggactaaagcagtcctccatgatacaatatcagtatatttatatatcataatGAATTTATGGAGAACTAAgagagtgtctcattgaaggactgtgTTGAATAATGTAACTGAAGTTTATATCGTGTGTATATTCCTATATATTCGTGTATACTGTAACAGAAGTTAGGTACTATGACAGCTGGCAGTTAGTTAGTTAGGAAGTCGGTTACATTAGCTGAGTAGTTAAGCCTAATCACTCGTGTATATGTACATATGAATAGTCATTGTATTGGATAAGCTTAAtcataatgaatacatgatttACTCTCTTCTTCAATCTCTTATTTCTCAACTGCCTATTATTCCTTTTCTTTGATCTGTATATTTCTTCAAAGTTCATTAAGAACTGATATGAATTCTCAATaatttcatggtatcagagccaagacTCGAAAATCGAGAGTCATTAGTTATGATCTTCATTCATAAAGATTCACTAATTCCGCTAAAAGTGAATTATGCAATTTTTTGGTTTTTCTGAGTCAATTCAAGTAGCTTTCAAACTCTATCAATACATACTCAAAGCTCTCTTCTTATTTCTTGAAGTACATTGTTAACAATGACGAACAACTCAATCAAGATTGAAAGAACCACTGAAAATCTTGCTAATGGTGGAAAGACCCCATCTCAACAACAACTAGAAGCCACAACTGGCACTGCACAATCAGTGGATAGGAATCACCCTCTATATCTACATTCTAATGATGTAAATGACATTTCCATGATCTCAATTCAGTTGACTGGTACTGAAACTATTCTTTCTGGAGTAGATCAATGAGACTAGCCTTTCTAGGAAGGAAAAGGTTTGGTTTAGTAGAGGGCAATTATACGAAATAAAGTTTTAGTGCTGATTTGTGGGATCAATGGGAAATGGTCAATGCCATTGTGTTGTCTTGGATCATGAATGCAGTGTCTAGTAGTGTTGGAGTTGTATATGCTTCTAATGCATGGGCAGTATGGGAAGAATTAAAAGAAAGGTTTGATGAAGTTAGTGGTTCAAGAACTTTTGGCTTACATAAAGAAATTGCCACTTTGACATAAGGAACAGGTTCAGTTTCTGTGTATTTTACTAAACTCAAGAACTCGTAGAATGAATTTGAGTCTTTAGTCCCTTCTACTGGTTGCAATTGTGAAAGATCTAGAGATTTTGTTGCATATATTCAAAGATATAAGCTATACCAATTTCTGATGTGGTTAAACAGTTCATATATGCAAGCTAGAAGTCAGATTTTAATTACGTCACCACTTCTATCTTTAAATCAAGCCTATGCTATGATTGTGAATGATGAAAGACAAAAGACCAATGCATCTACTTCAGCTGGCCTGTTAGGATCAACACCTATGAATAACTATGATCCAATAGCCTTATACTCAAAGAATGGTGCTGGTACTAGTTACCAGAAGTACTAGAAGGACTATAATCTGCAATGTGAGGTCTACAAATTAAAGGGACACACACAAGAAACATGCTACAAAGTAGTAGGATATCCTCCAAGTTTTAAGAAGAGAAAAGGAGGACCAGGAGGTGGAAATTATCATGGACATGATCAAAATTTCCAAGGGTCTGGATATCAAGGATCTGTAACTTATGTTGTGCAGACTGAAAATTCTCAAACTAATGCTCACAACCGGTTCAGCAACAATAATGCATAAGAGGATCAGGTTATAGCTAATGTGACAGGTCTATATAAGAGACAAGAACAGAATCAGATGAATGTTGGAACTCAAGTGAGTGCTATAAATCAAATACATCAGCAAATGGCTCCTGGATCTTGTGTATTCACCAGAAGCCAGTATGAGAAACTACTTAAATGCTGAATAGGACTAGTCAAGCCAGGGCATATATTGTCAATTTGGGTACTGTTGATGGGGACATGACAGGTAAAGGTATAAGCCATTCATGTTTAGTATCAGAAATAGCCAAATGGATTACAGACTGTGCTACAAACCATATGGTATCTGATACAAAACTACTGGATAAGTTCACTATTGAGAAAATCTTAAATCCTAAAATAGTGTATTTACCAAATGGGGACACTATTTTAGTAACACATATTGGAAAAAGTTCAATCTCACCTAATAGTACACTGAGTAATGTTTTTTTACTTCCTCAGTTCAAATACAATTTGATGTCTGTTTCAAATATCACTAAGGAACTCAGATGTGTTACATTGTTCTATCCtgatttttgtatatttcagGATCTCTCAAGTGGGAAGGTGAAGGAGATTGGTAAAGAAGAGGAAGGTCTCTACATATTGGTAAATCAACATCCAAATGAAGTAAACTTGGCTGCTAAAGTCAGTGCTCAAGCAACAGTATCACCTAGTACAACTGATATCAGTTTATGGCATCAAAGATTTGGCCATGTATCACCTTATGTTCTCAACAAGTTACTGCCTAATAGAGTAACTGCTATATCAGATGTAGTTAATAAATGTGTTGTATGTCTATGTGCTAAGCAAGTCAGACTACCTTTCCCTACAAGTAGTATTACAAGTACTAGTAGCTTTGACATTGTGCATATGGATGTTTGGAATCCTTATAAGACTCCCACTATTAATGGACAAAAGTACTTTCTTACTATAGTTGATGACTACTCTAGAATGACTTGGATTTATCTACTAAGGTTGAAATCTGATGTATGTGTCACAATTAAGTATTTTCTAACCTATGTGAAAACATAGTTTAACAAGATTGTAAAAATATGCAGAACTGACAATGGTATTGAATTGTAAATGACACATGCAATAATATATTTAAGAATCTGGGCATAACACATCAAAGATCTTGTGCATATTCCCCTCAGCAGAATGGTGTTACTGAGTGGAAACACAGACATATCCTAGAGGTTATAGGAGCACTTAGATTCCAGGCAAACATCCTATAAGATTTTGGGGTCACTGTATACTTGCAgctgtatatatattaaatagacTACCCTCATCTATTATTAACACATCTCCTTATGAGAAATTAATAACAGAAAACCTTCCCTAACACACATAAGAGTTGTAGGCTGTTTGTGTTATGCTAAAGACAACACTCAAACTGATAAACTGCAGTCTAGAACTAAACCATCAGTATTAATGGGATATTCTGAAGTTCAGAAGGGGTACGTGCTCTATGATTTGCAAAAAGAATAACTTCTTTGTTAATAGGGATGTTGTATTCAAGGGGTCTGAATTCCCCTTCAAGCAAGCACAATACAATTCTACTCCACAAATATTTACAAATACAACATATATGCCTTGTGAAGAAACTACATTCAATCTTGACAATATTACTGATGTAATTCTTGAAGTGTCTCATGTAGGTGCTACTGAAAATAATAACAGGTACCATCATACTGATGCAACTTATGAAAGAGGTATGGATACAAGCATACAATCAGGAACATATATAATTCAAGGATCACAGACTGAGCAGGCTATAGGACTAAATCCTGCACCACCAACTGATCAAGTTCCAAGACTGCATGAACCAGTTCAAGCATTATAGTCCACTAGACAGCCAGGAAGAACAAAGAAACCTCCCATTTGGATGAAAGATTTCATATTTTTAAGTCAATTGCATCATGACACACCTTATCTTATGTCTAACATTGTATCGTATGATAAGATTTCTCCAAAATATCAAGCCTACTTATATGCTTTTTCATCTATTATAGAGCTAAAAAACTATGCTAAAGTTATCAAAGATCCAAAATGGATAGAAGAAATGCAAGCAGAAATTGAGGCTCTCCAAAGCAACAATACTTGGCAAATAGTCCGTCTACCTGAAGGCAAGAAACCAATAGGATGCAAATGGATTTataagataaaatacaaggaTGATGGAGAAGTAGAGAGATTTAAAGCAAGACTTGTGGCAAAAGGTTATAGTCAACAAGTAGGCATTGATTACCAAAAAAACATTTAGTCCAATTGTCAAGATGGTCACAGTAAGAACCATATTATCCATTGCAGTATCGAGACAGTGGCACATTCATCAAATGGATGTGTACAATGCTTTTCTGTAAGGTGATCTATATGATGAAATATACATGGACTTGCCTCAGGGATTTGTAAGTCAAGGGGAGTATAAACCAGTTTGCAGACTTATCAAATCCCTCTTTGTTACATCCCGGATTTTCAcacgttaaagtcgcatcatgagttagtcAACGCAAGTTTAAAAGAAATTATTTTGAGGATTAAAGGGATTGAGCTTACTAATATAAATGGTTACAAGAGtctataaataagataagtaaaaCTAAGTGGCGGAAGATTTtgagggtgaatgaatcaaagaagcatgagtttcgtcataagtcggcaagttgggaatacgataacttgtacttttgggtgagattagAAGTGCTTCACATGCTAAGAAAGTAATAATATGAAGTAATTTAATCATATGATGGTCTtttgttaagtttggaagtcaaactagttgtaatacgaaagtcgacaaagggcgtcg
Encoded proteins:
- the LOC132640769 gene encoding uncharacterized protein LOC132640769; amino-acid sequence: MSRCHKFPPPGYEKKPRPEEGDLLKEEKSKEKKHKKEKKDKEKREGKEKRDKDRSDGKHREKKEKKDKHRDKKEKHRDKKKDKDKDKEKSSISEEARVAVPPGASSDRGKLHERDEHKDRHISSEKERDEHKDRHISTEKPKLPNQFHVQHGEQKPFKTRHSAVEAEDSKFVQELGRRIRDEEKGAQSQLAERFPVEWKRDEKPERVGKVFGNSAEDKEKHKEKGFDNHKMDAQAFRGEHKVGANAIPPGLSTMAKSNFEGIPRPLEENVGKKREEKQKHKERRDDKPREKNKDKDREKHSHGKQKDKEKEKKKEEKAKDKSGHKKSQEDKSKDNDKNDFVVLSNNKLPPVSKENIAGTVTEGIDRKRKNVETNGFLHESEVRPAKLLRPSSSQQPTQNGKKLDTHPKADLFSSIKQGVATDTKVVNKEHKVNGSLEGQPLFSVKAKAPSPIPGADQIAEASKKPLFSVKAKASSVIPGADQIAEASKRPPHPDSKYLSQILSIPKMDDWSGFDDQEWLSGSKRTPAKDAEMCPDEVNKEHCVWSEALQIDSADICALPYVIPY